A single genomic interval of Arthrobacter sp. NicSoilB8 harbors:
- a CDS encoding 3-hydroxyacyl-CoA dehydrogenase family protein, with translation MGNSALPANPPADNLPGSNLPEFVGVLGGGRMGAGIAHAFLIKGANVLVVERDDASAEAARERVESAAAKSIERGALDGNLDEMVSRLTVTVDYDDFAGRQLVVEAVPEDWDLKVTALRGIEERLDDDAYLASNTSSLSVNGLARELKRPQNFLGLHFFNPVPASTLIEVVLGEQTSDALARAARGWVQALGKTAVVVNDAPGFASSRLGVAIALEAMRMVEEGVATAEDIDNAMVLGYKHPTGPLRTTDIVGLDVRLGIAEYLQSTLGERFAPPQILRDKVARGELGRKTGKGFFDWNG, from the coding sequence ATGGGCAACTCCGCACTCCCCGCCAACCCTCCCGCAGATAACCTCCCCGGCAGCAACCTTCCCGAGTTCGTCGGGGTTCTCGGCGGCGGCCGCATGGGCGCCGGCATCGCCCATGCCTTCCTGATCAAGGGCGCCAACGTCCTGGTCGTGGAGCGCGACGACGCCTCGGCCGAGGCCGCCCGCGAGCGGGTCGAGTCCGCCGCCGCCAAGAGCATCGAACGCGGCGCCCTGGACGGCAACCTGGACGAGATGGTCTCCCGGCTCACCGTCACGGTGGACTACGACGACTTCGCCGGCCGCCAGCTGGTGGTGGAGGCCGTTCCGGAGGACTGGGACCTGAAGGTCACCGCGCTGCGCGGCATCGAGGAACGGCTCGACGACGACGCCTACCTCGCCTCCAACACGTCATCGCTGTCCGTCAACGGGCTGGCCCGCGAGCTGAAGCGGCCGCAGAACTTCCTGGGCCTGCACTTCTTCAACCCCGTGCCCGCGTCGACGCTGATCGAAGTGGTCCTCGGCGAGCAGACCTCCGATGCCCTGGCCCGGGCCGCCCGCGGGTGGGTCCAGGCCCTGGGCAAGACCGCCGTCGTGGTCAACGACGCCCCCGGCTTCGCCTCCTCCAGGCTGGGCGTCGCGATCGCCCTCGAAGCGATGCGCATGGTCGAAGAGGGTGTGGCCACCGCCGAGGACATCGACAACGCCATGGTCCTGGGCTACAAACACCCCACCGGCCCGCTGCGGACCACGGACATCGTGGGCCTCGACGTGCGCCTCGGCATCGCCGAATACCTGCAGTCCACGCTGGGCGAGCGCTTCGCCCCGCCGCAGATCCTCCGCGACAAGGTGGCCCGCGGCGAACTGGGCCGCAAGACCGGCAAAGGATTCTTCGACTGGAACGGCTAA
- a CDS encoding enoyl-CoA hydratase/isomerase family protein — translation MAAPAFDPAGFGTLLVDEREDRVVVVLNRPEVRNAIDQQMVDELHAVCAHLEQHPKVLIIAGADGVFASGADIGQLRERRRDDALQGINSTIFVRIAKLPMPVIAALDGFCLGGGAELAYAADFRIGTPSVRIGNPEAGLGILAAAGASWRLKELVGEPVAKEMLLAGAVLRAERALAVNLITEIHEPSELMTAAHKLADRIATQDPLAVRITKSVFHAPAEAHPLIDQLAQGILFESQAKFDRMQAFLDKKAEKKAEKNAAKKSDQNPAKESEEKK, via the coding sequence GTGGCGGCCCCGGCATTCGACCCGGCCGGCTTCGGCACGCTCCTGGTCGACGAGCGCGAGGACCGTGTGGTGGTGGTGCTCAACCGCCCCGAGGTCCGCAACGCGATCGACCAGCAGATGGTCGACGAACTCCACGCCGTGTGCGCGCATCTTGAGCAGCACCCCAAGGTCCTGATCATCGCCGGCGCGGACGGGGTGTTCGCCTCCGGCGCGGACATCGGGCAGCTGCGCGAACGCCGCCGCGATGACGCCCTGCAGGGGATCAATTCCACGATCTTCGTCCGGATCGCCAAGCTGCCGATGCCCGTTATCGCGGCACTGGACGGCTTCTGCCTCGGCGGCGGCGCCGAACTGGCCTACGCCGCCGACTTCCGGATCGGCACCCCGTCGGTCCGGATCGGCAACCCCGAAGCCGGGCTCGGCATCCTGGCCGCGGCCGGTGCCAGCTGGCGCCTCAAAGAGCTCGTCGGGGAGCCCGTCGCCAAGGAAATGCTGCTCGCCGGCGCCGTGCTGCGCGCCGAACGCGCCCTCGCCGTCAACCTCATCACCGAAATCCACGAACCGTCCGAGCTGATGACCGCGGCCCACAAGCTCGCCGACCGGATCGCCACCCAGGACCCGCTCGCCGTCCGGATCACCAAATCCGTGTTCCACGCCCCGGCCGAGGCGCACCCCCTCATCGACCAGCTGGCACAGGGGATCCTCTTCGAATCCCAGGCCAAATTCGACCGCATGCAGGCGTTCCTGGATAAGAAGGCCGAAAAGAAGGCCGAAAAGAACGCCGCCAAGAAATCTGACCAGAACCCCGCCAAAGAGTCCGAAGAGAAGAAATAG
- a CDS encoding acetyl-CoA C-acyltransferase gives MVEAFLVGGARTPVGRYGGALSAVRPDDLAALVVREAVVRAGVDPDSIDEVILGNANGAGEENRNVARMATLLAGLPLHIPGITVNRLCASGLSAIIMASQMIKSGAADIVIAGGVESMSRAPWVQEKPRTAFAKPGEIFDTSIGWRFVNPQFTKGELARDGKMTYSMPETAEEVGRVDGISREDADAFAVRSHERALAAIAAGRFAEEIVPVTVATRKGETVVDTDEGPRAGTTMDVLAGLRPVIKGGSIVTAGNSSTLNDGASAIIVASEAAIQKLGLTPRARIIDGASAGCEPEIMGIGPVPATQKVLKRSGLSVGDLGAVELNEAFATQSLASMRRLGLDPEIVNRDGGAISLGHPLGSSGSRIAITLLGRMEREDARIGLATMCIGVGQGTAMLLERV, from the coding sequence ATGGTCGAGGCTTTTCTTGTTGGCGGTGCCCGCACCCCGGTCGGCCGCTACGGCGGCGCCCTCTCCGCAGTCCGCCCCGATGATCTGGCCGCACTGGTGGTCCGCGAGGCCGTGGTCCGCGCCGGCGTCGACCCGGACAGCATCGACGAGGTGATCCTCGGCAACGCCAACGGCGCCGGCGAGGAGAACCGCAACGTGGCCCGGATGGCCACGCTCCTGGCCGGGCTTCCCCTCCACATTCCCGGCATCACCGTGAACCGGCTCTGCGCCTCGGGCCTGAGCGCCATCATCATGGCCAGTCAGATGATCAAGTCCGGCGCCGCCGACATCGTGATCGCCGGCGGCGTCGAATCCATGAGCCGGGCACCGTGGGTCCAGGAGAAGCCGCGGACGGCCTTCGCCAAGCCGGGTGAAATCTTCGACACCTCCATCGGCTGGCGCTTCGTCAACCCGCAGTTCACCAAGGGCGAGCTCGCCCGCGACGGCAAGATGACCTACTCCATGCCGGAGACGGCGGAGGAAGTGGGGCGCGTTGACGGGATCTCGCGGGAGGACGCCGACGCCTTCGCCGTCCGCTCCCACGAACGCGCCCTCGCCGCCATCGCCGCCGGACGCTTCGCCGAGGAAATCGTCCCCGTGACCGTCGCAACCCGCAAGGGCGAGACCGTCGTGGACACGGATGAAGGCCCCCGCGCCGGTACCACCATGGATGTCCTCGCCGGGCTGCGGCCGGTGATCAAGGGCGGTTCGATCGTCACCGCCGGCAACTCCTCCACCCTCAACGACGGCGCCTCCGCCATCATCGTGGCCTCTGAGGCCGCGATCCAGAAGCTTGGCCTCACCCCGCGCGCACGGATCATCGACGGCGCCTCGGCCGGCTGTGAGCCCGAAATCATGGGCATCGGCCCGGTTCCGGCCACCCAGAAGGTCCTCAAACGCAGTGGCCTCAGCGTCGGTGACCTCGGCGCCGTCGAACTCAACGAAGCATTCGCCACCCAGTCCCTGGCCAGCATGCGCCGGCTCGGCCTGGACCCGGAGATCGTCAACCGCGACGGCGGTGCGATCTCCCTGGGCCACCCGCTGGGCTCGTCCGGTTCGCGGATCGCCATCACGCTGCTGGGCCGGATGGAACGCGAGGACGCCAGGATCGGCCTCGCCACCATGTGCATCGGCGTCGGCCAGGGCACGGCCATGCTGCTGGAGCGCGTCTAG
- a CDS encoding pentapeptide repeat-containing protein yields MVRHAAAAKASKVTAPRLVPVRPGELRDDPAPDLHSGERYDGVRYSRAAADGLELNGTVFAECEFTGVSFNETQLRGATFRDCILTDVYAPVFTAARASLRDVEIGNPRWGSAELYESGWQSVRIDGGKLDYVNLRGAKLTDVQISDCIISELDLGSCTATRVALKNCTIGTLDFTGAKLKDFDLRGADFRTISGLGSLTGLVVDDYQLTLLAPLLAAHLGIVVA; encoded by the coding sequence ATGGTCCGGCACGCCGCGGCGGCCAAAGCCTCCAAGGTCACCGCCCCGCGCCTCGTGCCGGTTCGGCCGGGAGAGCTGCGGGACGACCCCGCCCCGGACCTCCATAGCGGCGAACGGTACGACGGCGTCCGGTACAGCCGCGCGGCGGCTGACGGTCTGGAGCTCAACGGCACGGTCTTCGCCGAATGCGAATTTACGGGCGTGTCCTTCAACGAGACCCAACTGCGCGGCGCCACCTTCCGCGACTGCATCCTCACCGACGTCTACGCCCCGGTGTTCACTGCCGCCCGGGCCAGCCTGCGCGATGTGGAGATCGGCAACCCGCGCTGGGGATCGGCTGAGCTCTACGAGAGCGGCTGGCAGTCGGTGCGGATCGACGGTGGCAAGCTCGATTATGTGAACCTGCGCGGAGCCAAGCTCACCGACGTCCAGATCAGCGACTGCATCATCAGCGAGCTGGATCTGGGCTCCTGCACGGCCACGCGGGTCGCCTTGAAGAACTGCACGATCGGGACCCTGGACTTCACCGGCGCCAAGCTCAAGGACTTCGACCTCCGAGGCGCGGACTTCCGCACGATCAGCGGCCTGGGCAGCCTGACCGGCCTTGTGGTTGACGACTACCAGCTCACCTTGCTGGCACCGTTGCTCGCGGCCCATCTGGGCATCGTCGTCGCGTAA
- a CDS encoding SRPBCC family protein: MDHKTTLTQHINAPADSVWAVVSDIPGSAATLSGVDSIQMLTDGPYDVGTRWKETRTLMGRSETVEMWVSQCTAPSPGRTGSTTVKALQGGADYTSRFALAERDGGTDLTLTFAAELTSPTRLSRVMLAVLGPLGMRITRKALSKDLAEIAAKAESL; this comes from the coding sequence ATGGACCACAAGACCACTCTCACGCAGCACATCAATGCTCCGGCGGACTCGGTCTGGGCGGTGGTGTCGGACATTCCCGGATCCGCCGCGACCTTGTCCGGTGTTGATTCGATCCAGATGCTCACCGACGGACCTTACGACGTGGGCACCCGCTGGAAGGAAACCCGCACCCTGATGGGGCGCTCGGAAACGGTGGAAATGTGGGTTTCCCAGTGCACGGCACCGTCACCGGGCCGGACCGGCAGCACCACTGTGAAAGCCCTCCAGGGCGGCGCCGACTACACCTCACGGTTCGCCCTGGCAGAGCGCGACGGCGGCACCGACCTCACGCTGACCTTCGCCGCCGAGCTCACCAGCCCCACCCGGCTCAGCAGGGTCATGCTCGCTGTCCTCGGCCCGCTCGGGATGCGCATCACCCGGAAGGCCCTGTCGAAAGACCTGGCGGAAATCGCGGCCAAAGCCGAGTCCCTCTGA
- a CDS encoding CsbD family protein, translated as MGIGDKIQNEAEHLGGKAKEAAGNATDNDQLRAEGQRDQVVADAKKVGENVKDAFKKD; from the coding sequence ATGGGTATCGGAGACAAGATTCAGAACGAAGCGGAGCACCTTGGCGGCAAGGCCAAGGAAGCTGCCGGAAATGCCACTGACAACGACCAGCTGCGGGCCGAGGGCCAGCGCGACCAGGTTGTGGCCGACGCGAAGAAGGTCGGCGAAAACGTCAAGGACGCTTTCAAGAAGGACTAG
- a CDS encoding dienelactone hydrolase family protein — translation MARTAAHQGKPASRDLSNVDLSEASAAAGGSPVLRGYLATPEGEGPFPAVLMIHEVFGLNDITVRHADRLAAAGYLTLAVDLFSDGGARRCLVATMRALAAGEGRAFTDLATARDWLQESGRTTGKIGVIGFCMGGGFALLLANDDFDAAAVNYGRRPKNPEEALAGACPIVANFGGKDRSLPDEAAKLSAVLDRMGVENDIKEFPNAGHAFLNDVETGPRPLRPLFRVMGIKPDPQSAPEAWQRIEDHFAKHLKA, via the coding sequence ATGGCACGGACAGCGGCACACCAGGGCAAGCCCGCCAGCCGGGACCTCAGCAACGTCGACCTGAGCGAGGCCAGCGCGGCGGCCGGCGGTTCGCCCGTTTTGCGCGGCTACCTGGCAACACCGGAAGGTGAAGGGCCCTTTCCGGCCGTCCTGATGATCCACGAAGTGTTCGGCCTGAACGACATCACCGTCCGCCACGCCGACCGTCTGGCGGCGGCCGGCTACCTGACGCTGGCCGTTGACCTGTTCAGCGACGGCGGCGCCCGCCGGTGCCTCGTGGCCACCATGCGTGCATTGGCGGCCGGCGAGGGCCGGGCCTTCACCGATCTCGCGACAGCACGGGACTGGCTGCAGGAATCCGGCCGGACCACGGGCAAGATCGGTGTGATCGGCTTCTGCATGGGCGGCGGCTTCGCCCTGCTCCTGGCCAACGACGACTTTGATGCGGCGGCCGTCAATTACGGCCGGCGCCCGAAAAACCCCGAGGAGGCACTGGCCGGCGCCTGCCCCATCGTGGCCAACTTCGGCGGCAAGGACCGCAGCCTGCCTGATGAGGCGGCAAAGCTATCGGCCGTGCTGGACCGGATGGGCGTGGAAAACGACATCAAGGAGTTCCCGAACGCCGGGCATGCCTTCCTCAACGATGTGGAAACCGGCCCGAGGCCCCTGCGCCCGCTGTTCCGCGTCATGGGCATCAAGCCGGATCCGCAGTCCGCGCCGGAGGCATGGCAGCGGATCGAGGACCACTTCGCCAAACACCTGAAGGCCTGA
- a CDS encoding prephenate dehydratase, with translation MVQKIAYQGEPGANSNIACSQMFPELESVPCASFEDALELVSSGEAALAMIPIENSIAGRVADIHVLLPQSRLQIVGEYFLPIHFDLMGIPGSTIEGATEVHSHIHALGQCRKLIRSAGLKPVIAGDTAGSAREVREWNDPAKLSLAPPLAARIYGLEVLASRVEDDPSNTTRFVVLAPEKDLPSREALPGAVMTSFLFRVRNVPSALFKALGGFATNGVNMTRLESYMVGNEFAATMFMADVEGHPEDLPVRLALEELNFFTIEVRILGVYAAAEYRTGQAVPG, from the coding sequence ATGGTCCAGAAGATTGCATATCAGGGTGAGCCCGGCGCCAATTCCAATATTGCCTGCTCGCAGATGTTTCCCGAGCTGGAAAGTGTCCCCTGCGCCAGCTTCGAGGACGCTTTGGAGCTGGTCTCCAGCGGCGAGGCCGCCCTGGCGATGATTCCTATCGAGAACTCGATCGCCGGCCGGGTGGCTGACATCCACGTCCTGCTGCCCCAATCCCGTCTGCAGATAGTGGGCGAGTACTTCCTTCCGATCCATTTCGACCTGATGGGCATCCCCGGCAGCACCATCGAGGGGGCCACCGAGGTCCACAGCCACATCCACGCCCTGGGTCAGTGCCGCAAGTTGATCCGCAGTGCAGGCCTGAAGCCTGTTATTGCCGGGGATACCGCGGGTTCCGCCCGTGAGGTGCGGGAGTGGAACGATCCAGCCAAGCTCTCCCTCGCTCCCCCGCTCGCGGCCCGGATCTACGGCTTGGAGGTTCTGGCGTCGCGAGTGGAGGATGACCCGTCCAACACCACCCGGTTCGTGGTCCTGGCGCCGGAAAAGGACCTGCCGTCCCGGGAGGCGTTGCCGGGAGCGGTCATGACCAGCTTCCTGTTCCGAGTCCGGAATGTCCCCTCCGCACTCTTCAAGGCGCTGGGCGGGTTTGCCACGAATGGCGTGAACATGACAAGGCTGGAGAGCTACATGGTGGGCAACGAGTTTGCTGCCACCATGTTCATGGCCGACGTCGAAGGCCACCCCGAGGACCTGCCCGTCAGGCTGGCCCTTGAGGAGCTGAACTTCTTCACCATCGAAGTGCGCATCCTGGGGGTCTATGCCGCCGCCGAATACCGGACCGGGCAAGCAGTCCCCGGCTGA
- a CDS encoding FAD-binding monooxygenase: protein MQFHHHGYVSGDPRVQPAAGTGIDRPAQLPDEVDVLIVGTGPAGVVTAAQLSQFPGVTTRIVERRGGRLAIGQADGIQARSVETFQAFGFAERIIAEAYRITEMAFWKPDPADPGRIVRAARAVDDTTGISEFPHLIVNQARVLDYFGEFMANSPARMTPDYGYEFRSLEVTGEGEYPVTVTLVRTAGPDEGQERIVRAKYVVGADGARSKVRDSIGCTLAGDQANHAWGVMDVLASTDFPDIRLKCAIQSHDGGSILLIPREGGHLFRMYVDLGEVAADDNGAVRKTTIEQIIAKANAIIHPYTLEVRNVAWHSVYEVGHRLTDRFDDVLPEELGTRTPRVFITGDACHTHSAKAGQGMNVSMQDGFNIGWKLGHVLEGRSPESLLATYSAERQVVAKNLIDFDKVWSTLMAKKPEEFENPSELEDFYVRTAEFPAGFMTEYSPSMIVAEATHQNLATGFPVGKRFKSAPAVRVCDTNPLQLGHQATADGRWRIYVFADPAVAGAPSPTTDLAAWLANAPDSPLAATPEGADGDAWFDVKVIYQQDHTGIDIGAVPAVFKPEVGPFKLTYLEKVYGTDPEADIFELRGLDRGGVVVVVRPDQYVANVLPLTATAELAAFFAPLLQAGQPQSV from the coding sequence GTGCAGTTCCACCATCACGGTTACGTATCCGGTGACCCGCGAGTCCAGCCGGCCGCCGGCACCGGCATCGACCGCCCCGCCCAGCTTCCCGACGAGGTCGATGTGCTCATTGTGGGCACCGGGCCCGCGGGCGTAGTCACCGCCGCGCAGCTGTCCCAGTTCCCGGGCGTCACGACCCGGATCGTGGAGCGCCGTGGCGGGCGGCTTGCCATCGGCCAGGCTGACGGCATCCAGGCCCGGAGCGTCGAGACCTTCCAGGCCTTCGGCTTCGCGGAGCGGATCATCGCCGAGGCCTACCGCATCACCGAGATGGCCTTCTGGAAGCCGGACCCCGCCGACCCCGGCCGGATTGTCCGCGCCGCCCGTGCCGTGGACGACACGACGGGAATCAGTGAGTTCCCGCACCTGATCGTCAACCAGGCCCGCGTGCTGGATTACTTCGGCGAGTTCATGGCGAACTCACCCGCCCGCATGACCCCGGACTATGGCTACGAGTTCCGCAGCCTCGAGGTCACCGGTGAAGGGGAGTACCCGGTCACCGTGACGCTCGTCCGCACCGCAGGACCCGACGAGGGCCAGGAGCGCATTGTCCGGGCGAAGTACGTCGTCGGTGCGGACGGCGCACGGAGCAAGGTGCGGGACTCGATCGGCTGCACGCTCGCCGGTGACCAGGCCAACCACGCGTGGGGCGTCATGGACGTGCTCGCCTCCACGGACTTCCCCGACATCCGGCTCAAGTGCGCCATCCAGTCCCATGACGGCGGCAGCATCCTGCTGATCCCGCGTGAAGGCGGGCATCTCTTCCGCATGTACGTGGACCTCGGCGAGGTCGCGGCGGATGACAACGGGGCCGTCCGCAAGACCACCATCGAGCAGATCATCGCCAAGGCCAACGCGATCATCCACCCCTACACGCTCGAGGTGCGCAACGTGGCCTGGCACAGCGTGTACGAGGTCGGCCACCGCCTCACCGACCGGTTCGACGACGTCCTGCCGGAGGAGCTCGGCACCCGCACGCCGCGCGTGTTCATCACCGGCGACGCCTGCCACACGCACAGCGCCAAGGCCGGCCAGGGCATGAACGTCTCCATGCAGGACGGCTTCAACATCGGCTGGAAGCTCGGGCACGTGCTGGAGGGCCGCAGCCCCGAGAGCCTGCTGGCCACCTATTCGGCCGAGCGGCAGGTTGTCGCGAAGAACCTGATCGACTTCGACAAGGTGTGGTCCACGCTCATGGCGAAGAAGCCCGAGGAGTTCGAGAACCCCTCGGAGCTCGAGGACTTCTACGTGCGCACCGCCGAATTCCCCGCCGGCTTCATGACCGAGTACTCGCCGTCGATGATCGTCGCCGAGGCCACACATCAGAACCTGGCCACCGGCTTCCCCGTGGGCAAGCGCTTCAAGTCCGCCCCGGCTGTGCGGGTCTGCGACACCAACCCGCTCCAGCTCGGCCACCAGGCCACGGCGGACGGCCGCTGGCGCATCTACGTCTTCGCCGACCCAGCCGTTGCTGGAGCCCCGTCGCCGACCACGGACTTGGCCGCGTGGCTTGCCAACGCGCCGGACTCGCCGCTCGCCGCCACACCGGAGGGCGCTGACGGCGACGCCTGGTTCGACGTGAAGGTCATCTACCAGCAGGACCACACGGGCATCGATATCGGCGCGGTGCCGGCGGTGTTCAAACCGGAGGTCGGCCCGTTCAAACTCACGTACCTGGAGAAGGTCTACGGCACCGATCCCGAGGCGGACATCTTCGAGCTCCGCGGCCTGGACCGCGGCGGCGTCGTCGTGGTGGTGCGCCCGGACCAGTACGTGGCCAACGTCCTGCCGCTGACGGCGACGGCGGAACTCGCCGCGTTCTTCGCACCTCTCCTGCAGGCAGGACAGCCCCAGTCGGTGTGA
- a CDS encoding fumarylacetoacetate hydrolase family protein: protein MELVTDRILAAARKVIAVHINYPSRAAQRGRTPEQPSYFLKPSSSLAVGSAQAPSVVERPAGCELLGYEGEIALIIGKPARRVGIEDAWSHVEWVTASNDLGVYDLRYADKGSNLRSKGGDGFTPVGPGLIAADTVDPASLRIRTWHNGELVQDDTTEDLLFPFARLVADLSQLLTLEEGDIILTGTPAGASVARPGDVVEVEVSTTTAGAAASGLTTGRLATRIEEGTTPFADFGARPKTDDLQREEAYGSREAAGLAALAPEAPAPVLSPELKAKLESVCTATLSSQLRKRGLNNVSIDGLTSTRPDKRIVGLARTLRYVPNREDLFKTHGGGFNAQKKAIDSVNEGEILVMEARGEKGTGTIGDILALRAQVRGAAAIITDGGVRDFSAVAAMDMPTYYANPHPAVLGRRHIPWDTDITIACGGTTVQPGDIIVADADGILVIPPALADELADDSIAQEREETFIAEMVQQGHSVDGLYPLNAAWRTRYEEWEAGKAND, encoded by the coding sequence TTGGAACTGGTCACCGACCGCATCCTGGCCGCGGCCCGCAAGGTCATCGCGGTGCACATCAACTACCCCAGCCGGGCCGCCCAGCGCGGCCGGACGCCGGAACAGCCCTCCTACTTCCTGAAGCCCTCTTCCTCCCTGGCAGTCGGTTCGGCACAAGCCCCTTCCGTGGTGGAACGCCCGGCCGGCTGCGAACTCCTCGGCTACGAGGGCGAAATCGCGTTGATCATCGGCAAGCCCGCCCGCCGCGTAGGCATCGAGGACGCCTGGAGCCATGTCGAGTGGGTTACGGCCAGCAACGACCTCGGCGTGTACGACCTCCGCTACGCGGACAAGGGCTCCAACCTCCGTTCCAAGGGCGGCGATGGCTTCACGCCCGTGGGCCCGGGCCTGATCGCCGCGGACACCGTGGACCCGGCCAGCCTGCGGATCCGCACGTGGCACAACGGCGAGCTCGTCCAGGACGACACCACCGAAGACCTCCTCTTCCCCTTCGCCCGGCTCGTCGCCGACCTCTCCCAGCTGCTCACCCTCGAAGAGGGCGACATCATTCTCACCGGCACCCCCGCCGGGGCCTCGGTCGCCAGGCCGGGCGACGTCGTCGAGGTTGAAGTCAGCACGACGACGGCGGGCGCCGCCGCCTCCGGCCTCACCACCGGCCGTCTGGCCACCCGGATCGAGGAAGGCACGACGCCGTTCGCGGACTTCGGCGCCCGGCCCAAGACCGATGATCTCCAGCGGGAGGAAGCGTACGGCTCCCGCGAAGCCGCCGGCCTTGCTGCTCTCGCACCGGAGGCGCCGGCTCCGGTCCTGTCCCCGGAACTGAAGGCGAAGCTCGAAAGCGTCTGCACCGCCACCCTGTCCTCCCAGCTGCGCAAGCGCGGCCTGAACAACGTCAGCATCGACGGCCTGACCTCCACCCGGCCGGACAAGCGGATCGTGGGACTGGCCCGGACCCTGCGCTACGTGCCCAACCGCGAGGACCTCTTCAAGACCCACGGCGGCGGCTTCAACGCCCAGAAGAAGGCCATCGATTCCGTGAACGAGGGCGAGATCCTGGTCATGGAAGCCCGCGGCGAAAAGGGCACCGGCACCATCGGCGACATCCTGGCACTCCGAGCCCAGGTCCGCGGCGCCGCGGCCATCATCACCGACGGCGGCGTGCGCGACTTCTCCGCCGTCGCCGCGATGGACATGCCCACCTACTACGCCAACCCGCACCCCGCCGTCCTGGGCCGCCGGCACATCCCGTGGGACACCGACATCACCATCGCCTGCGGCGGCACCACCGTCCAGCCCGGGGACATTATCGTGGCCGACGCCGACGGCATCCTGGTGATTCCGCCGGCCCTCGCCGACGAGCTCGCCGACGACTCCATCGCCCAGGAACGCGAGGAAACCTTCATCGCCGAAATGGTGCAGCAGGGCCACAGCGTGGACGGGCTCTACCCGCTCAACGCCGCATGGCGGACCCGCTACGAGGAATGGGAAGCAGGCAAAGCCAATGACTGA
- a CDS encoding GntR family transcriptional regulator, giving the protein MTETAAAAGTQTASKSEQAYAAVKSRIVDGTYSPGYRLVLAKIAEDLGVSVVPVREAIRRLEAEGLVTFERNVGATVAGIDPTEYLYTMQTLSIVEGAATALSAPLIGEADVARARAVNAEMRECLEHFDPVRFTRLNQDFHSVLFEHCPNPHILDLVHRGWNRLASLRSSTFRFVPGRAHDSVDEHEALLRLIETGSSPDEIEKAARLHRSATLDAYLAQTNAGSLSAH; this is encoded by the coding sequence ATGACTGAGACGGCCGCGGCCGCAGGCACTCAGACAGCGAGCAAGTCCGAGCAGGCCTACGCGGCCGTCAAATCCCGGATCGTCGACGGGACCTACTCCCCCGGCTACCGGCTGGTGCTGGCCAAGATCGCCGAGGACCTGGGCGTCAGCGTGGTCCCGGTCCGCGAAGCCATCCGCCGGCTCGAAGCCGAAGGCCTGGTCACGTTCGAGCGGAACGTCGGCGCCACCGTCGCCGGGATCGACCCCACCGAATACCTCTACACGATGCAGACCCTCAGCATCGTCGAGGGCGCCGCCACGGCCCTCTCGGCTCCGCTGATCGGGGAGGCGGATGTGGCCCGCGCCCGGGCGGTGAACGCCGAAATGCGGGAGTGTCTGGAACACTTCGATCCCGTCCGGTTCACCCGGCTGAACCAGGACTTCCACAGCGTCCTGTTCGAGCACTGCCCCAACCCGCACATTCTGGACCTCGTCCACCGCGGCTGGAACCGGCTCGCATCCCTGCGGTCCTCGACGTTCCGCTTCGTCCCGGGACGCGCCCACGACTCCGTCGACGAGCACGAGGCGCTGCTGCGGCTCATCGAAACCGGCTCCAGCCCGGACGAGATCGAAAAAGCCGCCCGACTCCATCGCTCCGCCACCCTGGACGCGTACCTCGCCCAAACCAACGCGGGGTCACTTAGCGCCCATTAA